The Carassius gibelio isolate Cgi1373 ecotype wild population from Czech Republic chromosome B19, carGib1.2-hapl.c, whole genome shotgun sequence genomic interval aaagaccattagacagctgcagctcatccagaacgctgctgccaggattctgactagaaccagaaaatctgagcatcaCACCAGTTcgcaggtccttacactggcttccagttacatttaggattgattttaaagtacgtttactcgtatataagtcactaaatgacctaggaccgaaatacactgcagatatgctcactgaatagaCCACTAGGATCGagacagttagaaataccaagggttcacaaaaaacaaggggagtcctcctttagttggaatcagcttccagaagagatcagatgtgctaaaacactagtcacatttaaatctagacttaaaactcatctgtttagctgtgcatttatttaatgagcACTGTGAAATGTCTGAACTgcttgcactatattttcacgttttttttttaattattttaactgtttaaattcattttaaataagtatttttttttttaaatatagttttaaaagttttaaaattgcttgttttattcattatttgttttactttcttttatgtaaagcaatttgaattaccattgtgtaggaaatgtgctatataaataaacttgccttgccttgccttaaggttagaactaaactctggaggaaagtggatcttgtgaTCCAGATTTGATTTATGAAACAAGAAGTTCTGAAAAGGTCTCTTGGTTTGAGCCATTCCAGTGAGTGTCAACTGAGTGGCTAAAGAATGGCCAATCAATGTTGTTTGTATTCTCCTAGTTGCATTACAGGGTTGCCTACACAAAACCTGCATGGGCCCAAAGGATACAAAAGTTTATCTGGGTCCAAACAGGCTGGCCCACACTGTGCCATCATTGGATTAATGTGGGGAGTCCACTAGTGTGTCCTGCTCACAGAGAGCCTCCAGTGATCCCAAAGCTGTGGGCCTCACCTGGGCAAGCCAACACTGGGCCTGTTTTGGTTTGGTGTAGGCTGGCACTAGCCCACTGTGCCCACAAAAAGCCAGCAAGGACATGTTTGCAGGGACAGGCAGGATGTCCAATTCaatcagaattgttttatcaGCCATGGTTTAGTAGGATTCTACAAACCACATCATCTGCTCCACCACCAAAATTCACTCAGTCACTGAGGTTGATAagcaaaaatgacacatttgtgattaattaatttttttagccACTTGTATCTGCAGTCTTATTTCAAGTCACCACCCAAAGGACATGACCATAGGTGATGTCATCATAAGTTATGACACAACTCACAATTGAGTCATGTATACATGTGAAtattacatacagtaaatatagtAATGAAGTCTCATCACTTTATACCACTGAATTGTACTACACAGAACGTTCATTTTACTAAACCTaaatcagaattttttatttatttattctcaaatAAACAGCCTTTGGCTATAAGTGTACCATCAATGTTGTTTAAATCAGAGGATAGAAATtcatgaaatcataaaaaaagggTTACAGATGCATATGAAACACTGacttttattatatgtatatatatatatatatatatatatatatatatatatatatatatatatatatatatatatatatatatatatttgatcctCAATGCATAATGTGCTATATACTGTATAACAAGACATGTCATTGCTCTACTAGTAGCTAGGATGCATGAACTTGATATAACTGATCGCACATATAAATGAGCAAGACATTTAAAAGTCTGCAAAATATGTTTTAGAGAAGTGAAGTAAATTCTGAGAACAACTCTAGCAGCATTTGTTTAAAGACGCTAGAATAAAACAAAAGGTTCCTTCATTTAGAAAACAAAGTAGGATTACATTTTTCCTGTTGACTTGTTCATTCAGTTTATGTGTATCTGGCTCATAGCAACTTTGTGTTCTGGCCAGCTCTGACTTTCTGGATGAGACTGACTCCTAGTGGACATTTCAGTTTGTGAGTTTACAGACACTCCTGTTTTGCACACGTCTCTAAACACAGAACCAGGAAACTCAGTTAAAAGAAACTGAAACTGTTCTGCTGTTGAGCTGTTGTTTGTGTCTGTATTGCTGTAGACAGTGAAATGGCTGAAGCCAGTGTTTTTTCAGTGGAGCAGTTCAGCTGtccagtgtgtctggatctcctgaaggatcctgtgaccattccctgtggacacagttactgtatgatctgcattacagactgctgggatcaagaggatcagaagagagtctacagctgtcctcagtgcaaacagaccttcagtccaagacctgcCTTAGCTAAAAACACCATACTGGCTGAagtggtggagaaactgaagaagaccaAACTAAAAACTGCTGTTCCTGCTGGATCTGGAGACGTGGAGTGTGACATCTGTACTGGAAGAAAACACAAAGCTgtcaagtcctgtctggtgtgtctgGAGTCTTACTGTCAAACTCACTTTGAGCGTCATGAAGAGTTTCATTCAGGAAAGAGACACAAAGTGACTGATGCCACTGGACGACTGCAGCagatgatctgccagaaacatgagaAGCTTCTGGAGGTTTTCTGTCGTACTGACCAGCAATGTGTTTGCATGCTGTGTGCAATGGATGAACATAAAAACCACGAGACTGTGTCAACTGCAGCAGAGAGGACAGAGAAAGAGGTATGAACTGAAATCACACATTTAATGCTGACCCTTCAAGTGTTTCTCCTCACTGCAGTCTCCAGCTGTATCATGAGTGCATCATGTGATCTACTCTCCTATTGGGATTTACTACATGACGCCTCTGTGCATTAGAGGATGAGTTGAGCTTTGCTCTTTTTTTGTAACTTTGCTTATGTTCTCTGCTCTAATCGAACATGCATCAGAGTTGCGGTTTTTTTAAAGGACCATTTCGGcttcacattattttaatattgcagAATAAGACAGTAATAatcatatacaggtccttctccaaaaattagcatattgtgataaaagttcattattttccataatgtaatcataaaaatgaaactttcatatattttagattcattgcacaccaactgaaatatttcaggtcttttattgttttaatactgatgattttggcatacagctcatgaaaacccaaaattcctatttcaaaaaattagcatatttaatccgaccaataaaagaaaagtgtttttaatacaaaaaaaattagccttcaaataattatgttcagtaaTGCACttaatacttggtcgggaatccttttgcagaaatgactgcttcagtgcggcgtggcatggaggcaatcagcctgtggcactgctgaggtgttatggaggcccaggatgctttgatagcggccttaagctcatacagagtgttgggtcttgcgtctctcttcacaatatcccacagattctctatggggttcaggtcaggagagttggcaggccaattgagcactgtaataccatggtcagtaaaccatttaccagtggttttggcactatgagcaggtgccaggtcgtgctgaaaaacaaaatcttcatctccataaagcttttcagcagatggaagcatgaagtgctccaaaatctcctgatagctagctgcattgaccctgccttTGATTAaaaacagtggaccaacaccagcagctgacatggcaccccagaccatcactgactgtgggtacttgacactggacttcaggtattttggcatttcctcctccccagtcttcctccagactctggcaccttgatttccgaatgacatgcaaaatttgctttcatccgaaaaaagtactttggaccactgagcaacagtccagtgctgtttctctgtagcccatttcctgcacacgcctgtgcacggtggctctggatgtttctactccagactcagtccactgttcccccaaggtctggaatcggtccttctacACAATCTTCCTCAgagtccggtcacctcttctcgtagtgcagcgttttttgccacactttttccttccgaCAGATTttccactgaggtgccttgatacagcactctgggaacagcctattcgttcagaaatttctttctgtgtcttaccctctcgcttgagggtgtcaatgatggccttctggacagcagtcaggtcggcagtcttacccatgattgcggtttttagtaatgaaccaggctgggagtttttaaaagcctcaggaatcttttgcaagtgtttagagttaattagttgattcagatgattaggttaatagctcgtttagagaaccttttcatgatatgctaatttttttagatgttatgtctgtctgtatgccaaaatcatcagtattaaaacaataaaagacctgaaatatttcagttggtgtgcaatgaatctaaaatatatgaaagttgaatttttatcattacattatggaaaataatgaacttttagcacaatatgcaaattttttgagaaggacctgtatgttcCCTTCATGTGAAAGGACTTCATGTCTAAACTAAATTCATATAATGCTCTTACAACTCTTGAGAAATGCTGTAAAGAgtcattttttaatcaaacagATGCCTTTTTATATGATGAATGTGTAATAGTTTTATGTAATAAGTCCTGTGTTTGCAGAAACACTTGAAGGAGACACAGAGTGAAAtccagcagagaatccagcagagacAGAAAGATCTTGAGCAGCTGAGAGACGctgtggagtctcataaggtgagtttggagaagaagagaagtttgaGACTCAGTTTGACTCCTCTTTCAGTCCCACTGAAGCCGCTGTGAGGAAGCAGTAAGAGCTGATTGTGATGTGTGtctaacagcgctctgcacagacagcagtggaggacagtgagaggatctttactgagctcatccgctccattgagagaagccgctctgagGTGACACAGcggatcagagatcaggaaaagactgcagtgagtcgagctgaaggaGAAATGGAGCGACTGGAGCAAGAGATTGAAGATCTGAAGAAGAGAaacactgagctggagcagctttcacacacagaCGATCACATCCATTTCCTGCAGGTAACCCAACTGTAGAGCAGGTTATTGAGGACAGTGTGAGATAATCAGGTCTTTGAGTCGTGTGTGTTGTTATTCCTGCAGAGTCTTCAGTCTCTCTCAGCTCCTCCTGAATCTACAGAAAACATCTCTGTcagtttcctcttttcttttgatGATGTGAGAGAATCTGTCTGTCAGCTGAGACACAAACTGGAGGATTTCTGCAAAGAGGAGATGAACAAGATATCTGGTAAAATATTAAAGATCCATCTGCTCTCTCTAATGAGCTACACAAAGGTTATAATGTATCTCTTTGAATGAGATTTACAATTTGTATCTGTTGTTTTCTCAGTCACTCATGGTAACCTTGTTCCAAGGACCAGAGAGGACTtcctaaaatgtaagtcactaaCAAACACAATGACACACACTAAGATACTTCATCTAGAATGTCTCTGGTTATGTacataaccttggttccctgaaagGGGGGAACAAGGCATTGTGTTAACTCACACTATCGGAATTATCCCCCTCCTTCGTCTATTACTGAAGCCTGATTGCATTGCGCCACTAAATCTTACCATCCAATGACACTTGAGTGCTCAAGCTAGGGGTGGATCCATCCACCTTATAGGTAGACGCCCAGCATCCATAACTCAGAATCTTTTGACCGTTCAAACGGGACTTTGAGAATTACAACACAGCAGCACACACAATGTCTTGTTCCCTCCTTTGAAAGGAACTGACATTACGTACATAATCAGAGACTATACATAGACTGCAGCGCCACTGGTGCCACTTATGCAGCATATACCACTGGCAACACAACCAGTAGAATAAACACTGAATCCTTGTCCTTACTGCAGTAAGGTAAATATCCTGAATCGACATTCCTTTAGCCCAAGCCCATGACGAAGCTACTTTTTTCATGGAATAGGCATGTATTCCCCATGGACAAGACTTATTCTTAGAGGTATACCAATGCCACTTGACAATGCAAATCACTTCCACAATCATATCCTTTGATACCGGCAGCCCTTTGAAACAGACAAACAGTTGCTCCGCCAGTCTTAAATGACTGATGATTCTGATAAGTTTGCAGTccatggaattagaaataaattaGAATCCAATTAGAAATCCAATCCCACCGAACGATCACCAGTGGGCAAATGAAAAGCTGAAATAGCAGCCACA includes:
- the LOC127979275 gene encoding E3 ubiquitin/ISG15 ligase TRIM25 isoform X2, giving the protein MAEASVFSVEQFSCPVCLDLLKDPVTIPCGHSYCMICITDCWDQEDQKRVYSCPQCKQTFSPRPALAKNTILAEVVEKLKKTKLKTAVPAGSGDVECDICTGRKHKAVKSCLVCLESYCQTHFERHEEFHSGKRHKVTDATGRLQQMICQKHEKLLEVFCRTDQQCVCMLCAMDEHKNHETVSTAAERTEKEKHLKETQSEIQQRIQQRQKDLEQLRDAVESHKRSAQTAVEDSERIFTELIRSIERSRSEVTQRIRDQEKTAVSRAEGEMERLEQEIEDLKKRNTELEQLSHTDDHIHFLQSLQSLSAPPESTENISVSFLFSFDDVRESVCQLRHKLEDFCKEEMNKISVTHGNLVPRTREDFLKYL
- the LOC127979275 gene encoding tripartite motif-containing protein 16 isoform X1, with amino-acid sequence MAEASVFSVEQFSCPVCLDLLKDPVTIPCGHSYCMICITDCWDQEDQKRVYSCPQCKQTFSPRPALAKNTILAEVVEKLKKTKLKTAVPAGSGDVECDICTGRKHKAVKSCLVCLESYCQTHFERHEEFHSGKRHKVTDATGRLQQMICQKHEKLLEVFCRTDQQCVCMLCAMDEHKNHETVSTAAERTEKEKHLKETQSEIQQRIQQRQKDLEQLRDAVESHKRSAQTAVEDSERIFTELIRSIERSRSEVTQRIRDQEKTAVSRAEGEMERLEQEIEDLKKRNTELEQLSHTDDHIHFLQSLQSLSAPPESTENISVSFLFSFDDVRESVCQLRHKLEDFCKEEMNKISVTHGNLVPRTREDFLKYSHQFTLDPNTAHKLLQFYFGQLIFQNQLQPYPDHPDRFDVYPQVLCRESVSGRCYWEAAWSDTGSQGVVNISVSYKSISRKGSGNECFFGYNDQSWSLSCSPSCFSFWHDNKETKLPVSSSCRRIGVYVDHRAGTLSFYSVSDSMNLIHTVQTTFTQPLYPGFYVWGTVNLCDLEIKDDSENTNNVAE